The proteins below are encoded in one region of Pseudonocardia sp. DSM 110487:
- the arfB gene encoding alternative ribosome rescue aminoacyl-tRNA hydrolase ArfB: MAEADLPVRRAVVLPGRELHWRFSRASGPGGQGVNTTDSRVELSFDLARSPSVPEPLRERAVRRLDGRLVDGVLTVVAAENRSQLRNREAARERLAATLRDAMRPDPPKRRPTRPTRGSVRRRLDAKARRGAVKRMRGRPDD; encoded by the coding sequence GTGGCCGAAGCAGATCTTCCGGTGCGACGCGCGGTGGTGCTGCCCGGCCGGGAGCTGCACTGGCGCTTCTCCCGCGCCTCGGGACCCGGCGGCCAGGGCGTGAACACCACCGACTCACGCGTCGAGCTCTCGTTCGACCTCGCGCGCTCGCCGTCGGTCCCCGAGCCACTGCGCGAGCGCGCCGTGCGCAGGCTCGACGGCCGCCTGGTCGACGGGGTGCTCACCGTGGTCGCCGCCGAGAACCGCAGCCAGCTCCGCAACCGCGAGGCCGCGCGCGAGCGGCTCGCGGCGACATTGCGGGACGCGATGCGCCCCGACCCGCCGAAGCGCAGGCCGACCCGGCCGACCCGCGGATCCGTCCGCAGGCGGCTGGACGCGAAGGCCCGCCGCGGTGCCGTCAAACGGATGCGCGGGCGGCCGGATGATTGA